The following coding sequences are from one Kushneria phosphatilytica window:
- the atpE gene encoding F0F1 ATP synthase subunit C, which produces MEAQVLGMTAIAVSLLIGLGALGTAIGFGILGGKFLEGAARQPEMIPQLQVKMFIVAGLLDAVAMIGVGIALFFTFANPFVG; this is translated from the coding sequence ATGGAAGCACAAGTTCTGGGCATGACTGCGATTGCCGTTTCGCTGCTGATCGGTCTGGGCGCCCTGGGCACCGCCATCGGTTTCGGCATTCTGGGCGGCAAGTTTCTGGAAGGCGCCGCTCGTCAGCCTGAAATGATTCCGCAACTGCAGGTCAAGATGTTCATTGTCGCCGGTCTGCTGGACGCCGTGGCCATGATCGGTGTCGGTATCGCGCTGTTCTTCACCTTCGCCAATCCGTTCGTTGGCTGA
- the atpB gene encoding F0F1 ATP synthase subunit A produces the protein MAAGNHLETSEYIKHHLQNLTFGYDPGHGWTIAHSAEQASNMGFWAINLDTMLFSIGLGALFLWLFRLVARHATSGVPSKLNNAVEMVVEFVDSSVRETFHGKSRLIAPLSLTIFVWIFLMNLMDLIPVDWIPQLAQAVGVSVVGVEDPSHVYFRIVPTADINATMGMSLTVFALILIYTVRMKGVSGFVADLTLKPFAASNPLVQALLVPANLLLELVTLLSKPISLGLRLFGNLYAGELIFMLIASVGLFQLPLHFAWATFHLLIIVLQAFIFMMLTIVYLSQACEDH, from the coding sequence ATGGCAGCAGGCAATCATCTGGAAACGTCCGAGTACATCAAGCATCACCTTCAGAATCTGACCTTCGGGTATGATCCTGGACATGGCTGGACCATCGCTCACAGTGCCGAGCAGGCATCGAACATGGGGTTCTGGGCGATTAATCTGGATACCATGCTCTTTTCGATTGGCCTGGGTGCCCTGTTTCTCTGGCTTTTCCGGCTGGTGGCCCGTCATGCGACCAGTGGCGTGCCATCGAAGCTGAACAATGCCGTGGAAATGGTCGTCGAATTTGTTGACAGCTCGGTCCGCGAAACGTTCCACGGCAAGAGTCGGCTGATTGCTCCCCTCTCGCTGACCATCTTCGTCTGGATCTTTTTGATGAACCTGATGGATCTGATTCCGGTTGACTGGATACCTCAGCTGGCCCAGGCCGTTGGCGTCAGCGTGGTCGGCGTCGAGGATCCCTCGCATGTCTACTTCCGTATCGTGCCGACCGCTGATATCAATGCCACCATGGGCATGTCGCTGACGGTCTTTGCCCTGATTCTGATCTACACGGTTCGCATGAAGGGTGTCAGCGGCTTTGTGGCCGATCTGACCCTGAAACCCTTTGCGGCCAGCAACCCCCTGGTACAGGCACTGCTGGTGCCGGCCAACCTGTTGCTCGAGCTGGTGACGCTGCTGTCCAAGCCGATCTCGCTCGGACTGCGTCTGTTCGGTAATCTCTATGCCGGCGAGCTGATCTTCATGCTGATCGCCTCCGTCGGCCTGTTCCAGCTGCCCCTGCATTTTGCCTGGGCTACTTTCCACCTGCTGATCATCGTTCTTCAGGCCTTCATCTTCATGATGCTGACGATCGTCTATCTCAGTCAGGCCTGCGAAGATCACTGA
- a CDS encoding ATP synthase subunit I — MRPMTPARPQRPQVGRLLAGQALAGSIIAVLALLTSGEAAGMSALSGALVCLLPNAYFAWRAFRLRGARLAREIMNGFYRAEAGKFGLTVALFTLVFVAVPPSNPAFFFGAYVVVQCVHWLGFWLVRTGSRT, encoded by the coding sequence ATGCGGCCCATGACACCGGCCAGACCTCAGAGGCCGCAGGTCGGTCGTCTGCTGGCGGGGCAGGCACTCGCGGGGAGTATCATCGCTGTGCTGGCGCTGCTGACGTCCGGAGAGGCAGCCGGGATGTCCGCCCTGAGTGGTGCGCTGGTATGTCTGCTGCCCAATGCCTATTTCGCCTGGCGGGCTTTCAGGCTGCGCGGTGCACGTCTTGCCCGGGAAATCATGAACGGCTTCTATCGGGCAGAGGCCGGAAAGTTTGGTTTGACAGTGGCATTGTTCACGCTGGTCTTCGTGGCAGTGCCGCCTTCAAACCCCGCTTTCTTTTTTGGCGCTTACGTGGTGGTTCAATGCGTTCACTGGCTGGGTTTCTGGCTTGTTCGCACCGGATCGCGCACCTGA
- a CDS encoding ParB/RepB/Spo0J family partition protein, which yields MTRKRALGRGLDALIGAGANARQRSSGEVTLDVSGEAHEDASIEAPELEAGERLERIPLSRLVRGRYQPRRDIQPERLDELAASIRRQGVMQPIVVRPLPDASGEQRFEIIAGERRWRAAQLAELETIPAVVRELDDEAALAMSLIENIQRENLNPVEESVALRRLMDEFELTQQQVADTLGKSRAQIANLLRLLALEESVQTLLERGDLDVGHARALLALKGTKQRQAAHEVVDRGLTVRQTEALVKRMNESKAAPEPAPASPDVGRLETQLGELLGARVRISHGKSGKGRLTIRYTSLEELDGILGHIR from the coding sequence ATGACCCGTAAACGTGCACTCGGAAGAGGTTTGGATGCCCTGATCGGTGCTGGTGCCAATGCCCGGCAGCGCTCCAGTGGTGAAGTAACCCTCGATGTCTCCGGGGAGGCTCACGAGGACGCCTCGATCGAAGCACCCGAACTCGAAGCAGGCGAGCGCCTCGAGCGTATTCCGCTTTCACGCCTGGTTCGTGGGCGTTATCAGCCCCGGCGCGATATCCAGCCCGAGCGACTGGATGAGCTGGCAGCCTCGATTCGTCGTCAGGGCGTGATGCAGCCGATTGTGGTGCGTCCGTTGCCTGATGCCAGTGGCGAGCAGCGCTTCGAGATCATTGCCGGTGAGCGCCGCTGGCGTGCTGCCCAGCTTGCCGAGCTTGAAACGATCCCTGCTGTAGTGCGCGAGCTCGATGACGAGGCCGCGTTGGCCATGTCGCTGATCGAGAACATTCAGCGCGAGAATCTCAATCCGGTTGAAGAGTCGGTGGCCCTGCGGCGGCTGATGGATGAGTTCGAGCTGACCCAGCAACAGGTGGCCGATACGCTGGGCAAGTCTCGCGCCCAGATCGCCAATCTGTTGCGACTGCTGGCCCTTGAGGAAAGTGTGCAGACCCTGCTGGAACGGGGTGATCTTGATGTAGGCCATGCCCGTGCCCTGCTGGCGCTCAAGGGGACAAAACAGCGTCAGGCGGCTCATGAGGTGGTGGATCGCGGGCTGACCGTGCGTCAGACCGAAGCGCTGGTGAAGCGCATGAATGAATCGAAGGCGGCTCCCGAGCCGGCGCCTGCCTCACCGGACGTCGGGCGTCTGGAAACCCAGCTTGGAGAACTGCTCGGTGCCCGGGTCAGGATCAGTCATGGCAAAAGCGGCAAGGGGCGTTTGACCATTCGCTATACCAGCCTCGAGGAGCTCGATGGCATTCTCGGACATATCCGCTAG
- a CDS encoding ParA family protein: MTRIIALTNQKGGVGKTTTAVNLAASLASLKRRVLLIDLDPQGHATMGSGVDKHDLPAGSMLDVLLGDRAARDVMIRSDAAGYALLPANGDLTAAEVDLLDREGRERCLDRAVGDMVADFDVVLIDCPPSLNMLTVNALTASHGVLIPLQCEFYALEGLSALLDTVEQIRESVNPTLALDGIVRTMYDSRNSLTRDVSNQLANYFGDQLLRAAIPRNVRVAEAPSHGLPVTRYARMSRGSHAYRVLAKELIRRLAL; encoded by the coding sequence TTGACCCGGATCATCGCGCTGACCAATCAGAAAGGCGGCGTCGGCAAGACCACCACCGCCGTCAATCTGGCCGCTTCGCTGGCGTCGCTCAAGCGGCGCGTTCTGTTGATCGATCTTGACCCCCAGGGCCATGCCACCATGGGCAGCGGTGTCGACAAGCATGATCTGCCCGCAGGCAGCATGCTCGATGTGCTGTTGGGTGATCGGGCGGCGCGCGATGTCATGATCCGCAGTGACGCGGCCGGCTATGCCCTGCTGCCTGCCAATGGCGATCTCACTGCGGCCGAAGTTGACCTGCTTGATCGCGAAGGGCGTGAACGCTGTCTGGATCGAGCCGTGGGTGACATGGTGGCCGACTTTGATGTCGTACTGATCGACTGTCCGCCCTCGCTCAACATGCTGACGGTCAATGCCCTGACCGCCTCGCATGGGGTACTGATTCCGCTGCAGTGCGAGTTTTATGCGCTGGAGGGCCTCTCGGCACTGCTGGATACGGTTGAGCAGATCCGCGAAAGCGTCAATCCGACGCTGGCACTGGACGGCATCGTGCGCACCATGTACGACAGTCGCAACAGCCTGACGCGTGATGTCAGCAACCAGCTGGCGAATTATTTCGGCGATCAGTTGCTCAGGGCGGCCATTCCCCGCAATGTCCGGGTAGCCGAGGCGCCCAGTCATGGTCTGCCGGTGACTCGTTACGCCCGGATGTCCCGGGGCAGTCATGCCTATCGCGTGCTGGCCAAGGAACTGATTCGCCGCCTGGCGCTGTAA
- the rsmG gene encoding 16S rRNA (guanine(527)-N(7))-methyltransferase RsmG produces MNPACEQVLDAGLDELGLVAPAEQRDRLLALVALLHKWNRAYNLTAVREPVAMVQRHLLDSLAIVPWLRGPRLLDVGSGAGLPGLVLAIMRPQLNVTLLDSNGKKVRFQRQAAYELGLSGVSAVQARVEQYQAGPFDQIVSRAFAAPQVFVDASRHLLASGGEWLAMIGRDDSLRTGALTGATLLECVPLEVPGQQGDRHLLRLEADEATTDQ; encoded by the coding sequence CGCCTGCGGAGCAGCGTGATCGGCTGCTGGCGCTGGTGGCACTGTTGCACAAGTGGAACCGGGCTTATAACCTCACCGCGGTACGCGAACCGGTCGCGATGGTACAGCGCCATCTGCTCGATTCGCTCGCCATCGTGCCCTGGCTGCGTGGGCCTCGCCTTCTGGATGTGGGCAGTGGTGCCGGTTTACCGGGGTTGGTACTGGCAATCATGAGGCCGCAGCTGAACGTGACTCTGCTGGACAGCAATGGCAAGAAGGTCCGCTTCCAGCGGCAGGCGGCGTACGAACTCGGGCTGAGTGGTGTCAGTGCCGTGCAGGCCCGGGTGGAACAGTATCAGGCTGGGCCCTTCGATCAGATTGTCAGTCGAGCCTTTGCTGCACCACAGGTCTTCGTAGATGCCAGCCGGCATCTACTGGCCTCCGGTGGCGAGTGGCTGGCCATGATCGGCCGCGACGACAGCCTGCGTACCGGTGCGCTCACCGGTGCCACACTGCTCGAATGTGTGCCGCTCGAGGTGCCCGGCCAGCAGGGCGATCGCCATCTGCTGCGTCTCGAAGCTGACGAGGCGACTACCGATCAATAA